A region from the Vicia villosa cultivar HV-30 ecotype Madison, WI linkage group LG3, Vvil1.0, whole genome shotgun sequence genome encodes:
- the LOC131661493 gene encoding chalcone synthase 1A-like, whose amino-acid sequence MVTVNDIRQAQRAEGTATVLAIGTATPQNCVDQTTYPDFYFRITNNEHNIELKEKFKRICEKSMIKKRYLHLTEDILKKNPSFCEYMAPSLDAKQEILVLEIPKLGKEAATKAIKEWGQPKSKITHLIFCTSSGVDMPGADYQLTKLLGLSPDVKRYMIYQQGCFAGAMGLSLAKDLTENNKDSRALLVCSEMRILTFSGPSDANVEGLVGQALFGDGAAAVIIGSDPLPEVEKPLFELAWTAQTILPDSGGSIKGEIREVGMILHLLKDVPDHISKHIEKALVKAFQPLNISDYNSIFWIAHPGGRAILDRVEAKLGLKPEKMQTTRYILSNYGNMSSASVLFIMDEMRRKSKEEGLATTGEGLEWGVLFGFGPGLTVETVLLRSVAI is encoded by the exons ATGGTGACAGTTAATGATATCCGCCAAGCACAAAGAGCTGAAGGCACTGCCACTGTGTTAGCAATCGGCACTGCAACTCCTCAAAATTGTGTGGATCAGACTACATATCCGGATTTCTACTTCCGTATCACAAACAATGAACACAACATAGAGCTCAAAGAAAAATTCAAGCGCATAT GTGAAAAATCTATGATTAAGAAGAGATACCTGCATTTAACAGAagatattttgaagaaaaatccAAGTTTCTGTGAATATATGGCACCTTCATTGGATGCCAAACAGGAGATCCTAGTTTTGGAAATACCAAAGCTAGGAAAAGAGGCTgcaacaaaggcaatcaaggaatGGGGTCAACCTAAATCCAAGATTACTCATCTCATCTTTTGCACTTCAAGTGGTGTGGATATGCCTGGTGCTGACTATCAACTCACAAAGCTTTTAGGCCTAAGCCCAGATGTAAAGCGTTATATGATATACCAACAAGGCTGTTTTGCTGGTGCAATGGGACTTAGTTTAGCTAAAGATTTGACTGAGAACAACAAAGATTCTCGTGCGTTGTTGGTTTGTTCGGAGATGAGAATATTAACTTTCTCTGGACCTAGTGATGCTAATGTTGAAGGTCTTGTGGGACAGGCATTGTTTGGAGATGGTGCGGCAGCTGTGATTATTGGTTCTGATCCATTGCCAGAAGTTGAGAAGCCTTTGTTTGAATTGGCATGGACTGCACAAACCATCCTTCCAGATAGCGGAGGATCTATTAAAGGTGAGATTCGTGAAGTAGGAATGATATTACATCTCCTCAAGGATGTTCCTGACCATATTTCAAAACACATTGAAAAAGCTCTTGTTAAGGCCTTTCAACCTTTGAATATCTCGGATTACAATTCCATTTTTTGGATTGCACACCCAGGTGGACGCGCCATTCTTGACCGAGTTGAAGCAAAATTAGGCTTAAAGCCAGAGAAAATGCAAACCACTAGATATATACTAAGCAACTATGGTAACATGTCAAGCGCGTCTGTACTATTCATCATGGATGAGATGAGGAGGAAATCAAAAGAAGAAGGCCTTGCCACAACAGGTGAGGGACTTGAATGGGGTGTGCTTTTTGGATTTGGACCTGGACTTACTGTCGAGACTGTTTTGCTCCGTAGTGTGGCCATTTAA
- the LOC131658089 gene encoding uncharacterized protein LOC131658089: MGKIATALSSRPQGELPSSTEAPTTYGVKNVETCKVIKLRSGKECETPPRKEAGNSGALPLGDNTEEEEEEEEDVPAEEPTSVDTIEDGFDRRKMAESAKQPQVRTPVVNEKKFVLERPPPPFPQRIRKAKKEQQFGKKCLLKRKRLGEFTTVALNQECSQLVQGKLPPKLKYPGSFTIPCNIGDSFCGKALCNLGASINLTPLSVFKKLGIGAARPTTITLQMVDSSICYPQGKIEDVLVRVDRFVFLADFIIMDFDADEDIPILLGRPFLATGRTLINVEKGELTMRVNGL, translated from the exons ATGGGGAAAATTGCCACAGCTTTGAGTTCAAGACCACAGGGGGAACTCCCTAGCTCTACTGAAGCACCCACTACATATGGGGTGAAGAATGTAGAGACTTGCAAAGTTATTAAGCTAAGAAGTGGAAAAGAATGTGAAACACCCCCACGCAAAGAAGCCGGGAACAGTGGAGCCCTGCCTCTTGGAGAcaacactgaagaagaagaagaagaagaagaagacgtaCCTGCTGAGGAACCGACCTCAGTAGACACTATAGAAGATGGATTTGATCGAAGGAAGATGGCTGAATCAGCCAAGCAACCTCAAGTTAGGACCCCAGTAGTCAATGAAAAGAAATTTGTTCTAGAAAGGCCACCTCCTCCTTTTCCTCAAAGGATTAGGAAGGCAAAAAAGGAGCAACAATTTGGCAA gaaatgcttacTAAAAAGGAAGAGATTGGGAGAATTCACCACTGTTGCACTTAATCAAGAATGTAGCCAATTGGTGCAAGGCAAGCTTCCCCCCAAGTTAAAATATCCTGGAAGTTTCACTATACCTTGTAACATTGGTGATTCATTCTGTGGGAAAGCACTATGTAACCTTGGGGCAAGCATTAATCTGACGCCCTTGTCCGTGTTCAAGAAACTAGGGATAGGCGCAGCTAGGCCTACAACCATCACTCTGCAGATGGTAGACAGCAGCATTTGCTATCCTCAAGGGAAGATTGAAGACGTCCTAGTAAGGGTTGATAGGTTTGTCTTTCTTGctgacttcatcataatggatTTTGATGCTGATGAAGACATTCCTATTCTATTGGGAAGACCTTTCCTTGCTACTGGAAGAACGTTGATTAATGTGGAGAAAGGTGAACTCACTATGAGGGTAAATGGTCTATAA